Proteins encoded within one genomic window of Streptomyces kaniharaensis:
- a CDS encoding phosphoadenylyl-sulfate reductase, which yields MTSTDYEELATRAGRELEEATPQEILRWAADTFGRRFCVTSSMEDAVVAHLASSVFPGVDVVFLDTGYHFAETIGTRDAVAATMPVNVITLTPRLSVAEQDAEYGPNLHDRDPDLCCSLRKVEPLNRGLLAYDAWATGLRRDESPTRAGTPVVAWDPKRRKVKIAPIARWTQEDVDAYVAANGVLLNPLLWEGYTSIGCSPLSCTRKPAEGEDVRAGRWSGSGKTECGIHL from the coding sequence ATGACGAGCACTGACTACGAGGAGCTGGCGACCAGAGCGGGCCGCGAGCTGGAGGAGGCCACCCCGCAGGAGATCCTGCGGTGGGCCGCCGACACCTTCGGCAGGCGGTTCTGCGTCACCTCCTCCATGGAGGACGCGGTCGTCGCCCACCTCGCCTCCTCGGTGTTCCCCGGCGTGGACGTGGTGTTCCTGGACACCGGCTACCACTTCGCCGAGACCATCGGCACCAGGGACGCGGTGGCCGCGACCATGCCGGTCAACGTCATCACCCTGACGCCGCGCCTGAGCGTGGCCGAGCAGGACGCCGAGTACGGGCCGAACCTGCACGACCGCGACCCGGACCTCTGCTGCTCGCTGCGCAAGGTCGAGCCGCTGAACCGCGGCCTCCTCGCGTACGACGCCTGGGCCACCGGGCTGCGCCGCGACGAGTCCCCGACCCGGGCCGGCACCCCGGTGGTGGCCTGGGACCCGAAGCGCCGCAAGGTCAAGATCGCCCCGATCGCCCGGTGGACACAGGAGGACGTGGACGCCTACGTCGCCGCCAACGGGGTGCTGCTCAACCCTCTGCTGTGGGAGGGCTACACCTCGATCGGCTGCTCTCCGCTGTCCTGCACCCGCAAGCCCGCCGAGGGCGAGGACGTCCGCGCCGGCCGCTGGTCCGGCTCCGGCAAGACCGAGTGCGGCATCCACCTCTGA
- a CDS encoding nitrite/sulfite reductase codes for MATSPETAEPTADRAAARRPAAARKVTRHRGEGQWGMGHFTPLNANEQFKKDDDGLNVRTRIETIYAHRGFDSIDPADLRGRMRWWGLYTQRKEGIDGGKTAILDPHELDAEYFMLRVRIDGGRLTVAQVRAIAEVSEQYARGTADLTDRQNIQYHWIRIEDVPAIWQKLEAVGLSTTEACGDTPRVILGSPVAGIAEDEIIDGTPAIEEIQRRFIGNKDFSNLPRKFKSAVSGSPLLDVAHEINDVAFVGVVHPEHGPGFDLWVGGGLSTNPRLGVRLGAWVPLDEVADVYGGVIGIFRDYGYRRLRNRARLKFLVADWGVEKFRRVLEDEYLKYELVDGPAPAEPAARWRDHVGVHRQKDGRYYIGFAPRVGRVDGKLLGEIADLAAAHGSDRLRTTAEQKMLILDIAEDRVESVVAGLEALDLRVTPSPFRRGTMACTGIEYCKLAIVETKERGRTLIDELETRLPDFAEPLTININGCPNACARIQVADIGLKGQLVTDDNGDQVEGYQVHLGGALGLEAGFGRKVRGLKVTKDGLPDYVERVLTRYQADRTEGERFAQWAARASEEQLS; via the coding sequence ATGGCCACCTCTCCCGAGACCGCCGAGCCCACGGCCGACCGCGCCGCCGCGCGCCGCCCCGCCGCGGCTCGCAAGGTGACCCGCCACCGCGGTGAGGGCCAGTGGGGCATGGGCCACTTCACCCCGCTGAACGCCAACGAGCAGTTCAAGAAGGACGACGACGGTCTCAACGTGCGGACACGTATTGAGACGATCTACGCGCACCGCGGCTTCGACTCCATCGACCCCGCCGACCTGCGCGGCCGGATGCGCTGGTGGGGGCTCTACACCCAGCGCAAGGAGGGCATCGACGGCGGCAAAACCGCGATCCTGGACCCGCACGAGCTCGACGCCGAGTACTTCATGCTCCGCGTGCGGATCGACGGCGGCCGGCTCACCGTCGCCCAGGTCAGGGCCATCGCCGAGGTCTCCGAGCAGTACGCCCGGGGCACCGCCGACCTGACCGACCGCCAGAACATCCAGTACCACTGGATCCGGATCGAGGACGTCCCCGCGATCTGGCAGAAGCTGGAGGCCGTCGGCCTGTCCACCACCGAGGCCTGCGGCGACACCCCGCGCGTCATCCTCGGCTCCCCGGTGGCCGGCATCGCCGAGGACGAGATCATCGACGGCACGCCCGCCATCGAGGAGATCCAGCGCCGCTTCATCGGCAACAAGGACTTCTCCAACCTGCCGCGCAAGTTCAAGTCCGCCGTCTCCGGCTCCCCCCTGCTCGACGTCGCGCACGAGATCAACGACGTCGCCTTCGTCGGCGTCGTCCACCCCGAGCACGGCCCCGGCTTCGACCTGTGGGTCGGCGGCGGCCTCTCCACCAACCCGCGGCTCGGCGTGCGCCTGGGCGCCTGGGTCCCGCTGGACGAGGTGGCCGACGTCTACGGCGGCGTCATCGGCATCTTCCGCGACTACGGCTACCGGCGCCTGCGCAACCGCGCCCGGCTCAAGTTCCTGGTCGCCGACTGGGGCGTGGAGAAGTTCCGCCGGGTGCTGGAGGACGAGTACCTCAAGTACGAGCTGGTCGACGGCCCCGCGCCCGCCGAGCCCGCCGCCCGCTGGCGCGACCACGTCGGCGTCCACCGGCAGAAGGACGGCCGGTACTACATCGGCTTCGCGCCGCGCGTCGGCCGGGTCGACGGCAAGCTGCTCGGCGAGATCGCCGACCTCGCCGCCGCCCACGGCAGCGACCGGCTGCGCACCACCGCCGAGCAGAAGATGCTGATCCTCGACATCGCCGAGGACCGGGTCGAGTCGGTGGTGGCCGGCCTGGAGGCACTGGACCTGCGCGTCACCCCGTCGCCGTTCCGCCGCGGCACCATGGCCTGCACCGGCATCGAGTACTGCAAGCTCGCCATCGTCGAGACCAAGGAGCGCGGCCGCACCCTCATCGACGAGCTGGAGACGCGCCTGCCGGACTTCGCCGAACCGCTGACCATCAACATCAACGGCTGCCCGAACGCCTGCGCCCGCATCCAGGTCGCCGACATCGGCCTCAAGGGCCAGCTGGTCACCGACGACAACGGCGACCAGGTCGAGGGCTACCAGGTGCACCTGGGCGGAGCGCTGGGCCTGGAGGCCGGCTTCGGCCGCAAGGTCCGCGGCCTCAAGGTCACCAAGGACGGCCTGCCCGACTACGTCGAGCGCGTCCTGACCCGCTACCAGGCCGACCGCACCGAGGGCGAGCGCTTCGCCCAGTGGGCGGCCCGGGCCAGCGAGGAGCAGCTGTCGTGA
- a CDS encoding eL43 family ribosomal protein, translated as MSERAAPFFCPYCGDEDLRPSEAGHGAWECHGCRRAFQLKFLGLLSPANGRPANGNPTNGDTEHDEH; from the coding sequence GTGAGCGAGCGTGCGGCGCCGTTCTTCTGCCCGTACTGCGGGGACGAGGACCTGCGCCCCTCCGAGGCCGGCCACGGCGCCTGGGAATGCCACGGGTGCCGCCGCGCCTTCCAGTTGAAGTTTCTCGGTCTGCTGTCACCGGCCAACGGGCGTCCGGCCAACGGGAATCCGACCAACGGGGATACAGAGCATGACGAGCACTGA
- a CDS encoding FtsW/RodA/SpoVE family cell cycle protein produces MQSTARGEGRRLAGRHRNIELGLLVLAVAICLAGHIDADLALTGKMPPGLLVHGLSLGALAGAAHMAVRRFAPYADPLILPLGVFLTGFGLMLLDRLDISYAAAHSRKGDYQKIPAAPQQLMWVYIAVVVSLVAVVVLIKHHRFLQRYVYLLMAGALILLAAPAFFPGRPEDFGAKRWIRLFGLSFEPDEFVKVAITIFFAGYLMASRDALALAGRKIWGLTLPRGRHAGPVLAIWVVSLLVLVFERDLGTSLIFFGVFVVMLYVATERTSWVVLGLLMAVGGAAVVGTVEPHVHGRVEAWLHPLDIYKEHHDPAIISDQPAEALFSLGTGHLTGTGLGSGRPWLIGFAGRSDFVFTTIGEELGLAGVTAILLVYLLLVQRGLRTAVGLTDPFGKLLATGLSTALALQVFVVVGGVSGLVPLTGKALPFLAAGGSSLLANWLTVALLIKLSDSAGRTALEPALPSTDFAAPAPASKRAAARQAGRQAPSAGQPAGHPSPESQPQPQSAEQQMPGYPSAPHPAAAPEASGRPHTPPFPSGPYPPNQNPATA; encoded by the coding sequence GTGCAAAGCACTGCACGCGGCGAGGGCCGCCGGCTCGCAGGCCGCCACCGCAACATCGAGCTGGGCCTGCTGGTCCTCGCGGTGGCCATCTGTCTGGCGGGACACATCGACGCCGACCTGGCGCTGACCGGCAAGATGCCGCCCGGCCTGCTGGTGCACGGCCTCTCCCTGGGCGCACTGGCCGGTGCGGCGCACATGGCGGTCCGCCGCTTCGCCCCGTACGCGGATCCGCTGATCCTGCCGCTGGGCGTCTTCCTGACGGGTTTCGGGCTGATGCTGCTCGACCGGCTGGACATCTCCTACGCGGCGGCGCACTCGCGGAAGGGGGACTACCAGAAGATCCCCGCCGCGCCGCAGCAGCTGATGTGGGTGTACATAGCCGTGGTGGTGTCGCTGGTGGCGGTGGTCGTGCTGATCAAGCACCACCGGTTCCTCCAGCGCTACGTCTACCTGCTGATGGCGGGGGCACTGATCCTGCTGGCCGCGCCCGCGTTCTTCCCCGGCCGCCCGGAGGACTTCGGTGCCAAGCGCTGGATCCGCCTGTTCGGACTCTCCTTCGAGCCGGACGAGTTCGTGAAGGTCGCGATCACGATCTTCTTCGCCGGCTATCTGATGGCCTCCCGGGACGCGCTCGCGCTGGCCGGCCGGAAGATCTGGGGGCTGACCCTGCCGCGCGGCCGGCACGCCGGGCCGGTGCTGGCGATCTGGGTGGTGAGCCTGCTGGTGCTGGTCTTCGAGCGCGACCTCGGCACCTCGCTGATCTTCTTCGGCGTCTTCGTCGTGATGCTGTACGTGGCGACCGAGCGCACCAGCTGGGTGGTGCTCGGTCTGTTGATGGCGGTCGGCGGCGCGGCGGTGGTCGGCACCGTGGAGCCGCACGTGCACGGGCGTGTCGAGGCGTGGCTGCACCCGCTCGACATCTACAAGGAGCACCACGACCCGGCGATCATCTCCGACCAGCCCGCCGAGGCGCTGTTCAGCCTGGGGACGGGGCACCTGACCGGGACGGGCCTGGGCTCGGGGCGGCCGTGGCTGATCGGCTTCGCCGGGCGCAGCGACTTCGTCTTCACGACGATCGGCGAGGAGCTGGGCCTGGCCGGGGTGACCGCGATCCTGCTGGTCTACCTGCTGCTGGTGCAGCGCGGGCTTCGCACGGCGGTGGGCCTGACCGACCCGTTCGGCAAGCTGCTGGCCACCGGGCTGTCGACGGCGCTGGCGCTGCAGGTGTTCGTGGTCGTCGGCGGGGTGAGCGGGCTGGTCCCGCTGACCGGCAAGGCGCTGCCGTTCCTGGCGGCGGGTGGTTCGTCGCTGCTGGCGAACTGGCTGACGGTGGCTCTGCTGATCAAGCTGAGCGATTCCGCGGGGCGGACGGCGCTGGAGCCGGCATTGCCGAGTACGGACTTCGCGGCGCCTGCGCCGGCGTCCAAGCGCGCCGCGGCGCGGCAGGCGGGCCGCCAGGCGCCTTCGGCGGGGCAGCCGGCCGGGCACCCCTCCCCCGAGTCGCAGCCGCAGCCGCAGTCGGCCGAGCAGCAGATGCCGGGGTACCCGTCGGCGCCCCACCCGGCTGCCGCGCCGGAGGCGTCGGGCCGGCCGCACACGCCGCCGTTCCCGTCCGGGCCGTATCCGCCCAACCAGAACCCGGCGACCGCCTGA
- a CDS encoding ASCH domain-containing protein has protein sequence MSEQPYNGPDDPRVVALRPAEFAFPGPLRDQLVAAVLSGAKTTTTGLFADYEHAGDALPQLGERTAVIDSDGRTVAVIETTDVQVVPLAEVDLRHTLDEGEGYATVAAWRSAHERFWHGPEMRAALGDPGFTVDDTTPVVLERFRLLADLR, from the coding sequence ATGAGCGAGCAGCCCTACAACGGCCCGGACGACCCACGGGTCGTCGCCCTGCGCCCGGCCGAGTTCGCGTTCCCCGGCCCTCTGCGCGACCAGTTGGTCGCGGCCGTCCTCAGCGGCGCCAAGACCACCACCACCGGCCTGTTCGCCGACTACGAGCACGCCGGCGACGCCCTGCCGCAGCTCGGCGAGCGAACGGCCGTGATCGACTCTGACGGCCGCACGGTCGCCGTGATCGAGACCACGGACGTCCAGGTGGTCCCGCTCGCCGAGGTGGACCTGCGGCACACCCTCGACGAGGGCGAGGGGTACGCCACTGTGGCCGCCTGGCGCTCGGCGCACGAGCGCTTCTGGCACGGCCCGGAGATGCGCGCCGCCCTCGGTGACCCGGGTTTCACCGTGGACGACACCACTCCGGTGGTCCTGGAGCGCTTCCGTCTGCTCGCCGACCTCCGCTGA
- the rsgA gene encoding ribosome small subunit-dependent GTPase A, whose protein sequence is MSYDSSLDSSLLDSALSGYGWTAALAEDFAPLAEAGLVPARIVRVDRGRCDAVLADPETGEPRTVRLDTRPVGDADMINCPCTGDWAAVDLGAQPMAAVAALLPRSTAIIRKVAGKRSDGQVLAANVDTVLIASSLAADPDLGRIERFLALAWESGAEPVVVLTKADLVDDAEFIREDVEAVAPGVTVLVVSAETGEGMDVLRACTPGTTALIGQSGVGKSTLTNALAGADVMTVQATRTVDEKGRHTTTTRELTALPGGGVLIDTPGLREVGLYGGEGVDLAFADIAELAEECRFHDCGHHTEPGCAVQAALTDGTLPQRRWDSYRKLQRENEWIASRSDARLASARLRKWKTITKSMRGAGSSARR, encoded by the coding sequence ATCTCCTACGACTCCTCGCTCGATTCCTCCCTGCTCGACTCCGCGCTGTCCGGCTACGGCTGGACCGCCGCGCTCGCCGAGGACTTCGCCCCGCTCGCCGAGGCCGGCCTCGTCCCGGCCCGGATCGTCCGCGTCGACCGCGGCCGGTGCGACGCCGTCCTGGCCGACCCCGAGACGGGCGAGCCGCGCACCGTCCGGCTCGACACCCGACCGGTCGGCGACGCCGACATGATCAACTGCCCGTGCACGGGCGACTGGGCCGCCGTGGACCTCGGCGCCCAGCCGATGGCCGCCGTCGCCGCGCTGCTGCCGCGCTCCACGGCGATCATCCGCAAGGTCGCCGGCAAGCGCTCGGACGGCCAGGTGCTGGCCGCCAACGTCGACACCGTGCTGATCGCCTCGTCGCTCGCGGCCGACCCGGACCTCGGCCGGATCGAACGCTTCCTCGCCCTGGCCTGGGAGTCCGGCGCCGAACCCGTGGTCGTCCTCACCAAGGCCGACCTCGTCGACGACGCCGAGTTCATCCGCGAAGACGTCGAGGCCGTCGCGCCCGGCGTCACCGTGCTGGTGGTCAGCGCCGAGACCGGCGAGGGCATGGACGTGCTTCGCGCCTGCACGCCCGGCACCACCGCCCTGATCGGCCAGTCCGGCGTCGGCAAGTCCACCCTCACCAACGCCCTGGCCGGCGCCGACGTGATGACCGTCCAGGCCACGCGCACGGTCGACGAGAAGGGCCGCCACACCACGACCACCCGCGAGCTGACAGCACTGCCCGGCGGCGGCGTGCTGATCGACACGCCCGGCCTGCGCGAGGTCGGCCTCTACGGCGGCGAGGGCGTGGACCTGGCCTTCGCCGACATCGCGGAGCTGGCCGAGGAGTGCCGCTTCCACGACTGCGGCCACCACACCGAGCCCGGCTGCGCCGTCCAGGCCGCGCTGACCGACGGCACGCTGCCGCAGCGCCGGTGGGACAGCTACCGCAAGCTCCAGCGCGAGAACGAGTGGATCGCCTCGCGTTCGGACGCCCGGCTGGCCTCGGCCCGACTGAGGAAGTGGAAGACGATCACCAAGTCGATGCGCGGGGCGGGCAGTTCGGCTCGGCGCTGA
- a CDS encoding methylated-DNA--[protein]-cysteine S-methyltransferase encodes MSTASPTTVFTTMESPFGQLLLSGVRLEGGGPAALATVTAPGQKYALAEPADDWVHDPDALAEPVAQLTAYFAGERTGFDLPLAPAGTEFRQRIWAALDKIPFGETVTYGQLADLAGESPRAVRAVGGAVGANPLLIVRPCHRVLGANGSLTGFAAGVDRKRWLLELESRTLF; translated from the coding sequence ATGAGCACCGCCAGCCCCACCACCGTCTTCACCACCATGGAGAGCCCCTTCGGGCAGCTGCTGCTGAGCGGAGTCCGGCTCGAGGGTGGCGGCCCGGCCGCGTTGGCCACCGTCACCGCCCCCGGCCAGAAGTACGCCCTCGCCGAGCCCGCCGACGACTGGGTCCACGACCCGGACGCGCTCGCCGAGCCGGTCGCCCAGCTGACGGCCTACTTCGCGGGCGAGCGCACCGGCTTCGACCTCCCGCTTGCCCCCGCAGGCACCGAGTTCCGGCAGCGGATCTGGGCCGCCCTGGACAAGATCCCGTTCGGCGAGACCGTCACGTACGGCCAACTCGCCGATCTGGCAGGCGAATCCCCGCGTGCCGTCCGTGCCGTGGGTGGCGCCGTGGGCGCCAACCCCCTCCTCATCGTCCGCCCCTGCCACCGCGTCCTCGGTGCCAACGGCTCCCTCACCGGCTTCGCCGCCGGTGTGGACCGCAAGCGCTGGCTCCTCGAACTGGAGAGCCGCACGCTGTTCTGA
- a CDS encoding YihY/virulence factor BrkB family protein — MEAAGDTSRSTPERLPRRRGKGSRRAAKQATWRRTAWELVKDTTNTCVEYRVTGLAAEAAFFTLLSIPPLLLGLAGTLGYLDEFLGAGTIDRLKHDIVSASGTVLSDSSIKQVVVPLLDDVFDHTRPDLISIGFLLSLWSGSRALYIFIDTITVMYGLDGKRGIVKTRLMSLGLYLGALVIGSLVLPLLMAGPGLIENAVPGIAGLVGAAYWPVAIVLLIVSLTTLYHLAVPVSTPWREDIPGALVALVVLVFCSVALRIYLVSSVEGPSAYGSLAAPVAVLLWIFVVALAVLIGAAMNAAIDRRWPTLETADARAENERAHEAAAAAVVREVAARRAVERARRARELGLADGAEEEWGEEDAEDHDVPSEYPERWADVLAADNLRGRLTARGGGPHHRPTPPPPDSDRPTAPPPEYPMPDYPPRPPWDQQQH; from the coding sequence GTGGAAGCAGCAGGCGATACGAGCAGATCGACCCCCGAGCGGCTGCCCCGGCGCCGGGGCAAGGGCTCCCGGCGCGCGGCCAAGCAGGCGACCTGGCGCCGCACCGCGTGGGAGCTGGTCAAGGACACCACCAACACCTGCGTCGAGTACCGGGTCACCGGCCTCGCGGCGGAGGCGGCCTTCTTCACCCTGCTGTCGATCCCGCCGCTTCTGCTCGGCCTCGCCGGCACGCTCGGCTACCTCGACGAGTTCCTCGGCGCCGGCACCATCGACCGGCTGAAGCACGACATCGTCTCGGCCTCCGGGACGGTCCTGTCGGACTCGTCCATCAAACAGGTCGTGGTTCCGCTGCTCGACGACGTGTTCGACCACACCCGGCCCGACCTCATCTCGATCGGCTTCCTGCTGTCCCTGTGGTCCGGCTCCCGCGCGCTCTACATCTTCATCGACACCATCACCGTCATGTACGGGCTCGACGGCAAGCGCGGGATCGTCAAGACCCGGCTGATGTCCCTCGGCCTCTACCTCGGCGCGCTGGTGATCGGCTCGCTGGTGCTGCCGCTGCTGATGGCCGGCCCCGGGCTGATCGAGAACGCCGTGCCCGGCATCGCCGGACTGGTCGGCGCCGCGTACTGGCCGGTGGCGATCGTGCTGCTGATCGTCTCCCTGACCACGCTCTACCACCTCGCCGTACCGGTCTCCACGCCCTGGCGCGAGGACATCCCGGGCGCCCTGGTGGCCCTCGTGGTGCTGGTCTTCTGCAGCGTCGCCCTGCGGATCTACCTGGTCAGCTCGGTCGAGGGGCCCTCGGCGTACGGCTCGCTGGCCGCGCCCGTGGCCGTCCTGCTGTGGATCTTCGTCGTGGCGCTCGCCGTCCTGATCGGCGCCGCCATGAACGCCGCCATAGACCGCCGCTGGCCCACCCTGGAGACCGCCGACGCCCGCGCCGAGAACGAGCGCGCCCACGAGGCCGCCGCCGCGGCCGTGGTCCGCGAGGTCGCCGCGCGGCGGGCCGTCGAACGGGCCCGGCGGGCGCGCGAGCTCGGCCTCGCCGACGGCGCCGAGGAGGAATGGGGCGAGGAGGACGCCGAGGACCACGACGTCCCCTCCGAGTACCCCGAGCGCTGGGCCGACGTCCTCGCCGCCGACAACCTGCGCGGCCGGCTCACCGCCCGCGGCGGCGGCCCGCACCACCGGCCCACCCCGCCCCCGCCCGACAGCGACCGGCCCACCGCCCCGCCGCCGGAGTACCCGATGCCCGACTACCCGCCCAGGCCGCCCTGGGACCAGCAGCAGCACTGA
- a CDS encoding DNA-3-methyladenine glycosylase 2 family protein, whose product MSDSRQSTPHRYRRLDSVIDDDIRYRAVDSRDSRFDGVFFTAVTTTGIYCRPSCPAVTPKRANCVFYPSAAAAQGAGFRACRRCRPDSVPGSPEWNHRADLVGRAMRLIGDGVVDREGVAGLASRLGYSSRQLQRQLTAELGAGPIALARARRAQTARLLLQTTELPVTDIAFAAGFASVRQFNDTVREAYDRTPSGLRAEVAAGRRTATPAGGLTLRLAYRGALDSDHLIDFLALRAVPGVEEVIPGTRPGVRTYRRTLALPYGHGIAEVDGLAPGEPCTRGWLDCRLLLTDLRDLPTAVQRLRVLFDLDADPDAVDEQLGADPVLGALVRDRPGLRSPGHVDPHELAVRAVLGQQITVGAARTLAGRLAEKYGTALPEPNGGLRLLFPTAAALATADPEDFAMPAARRRALTGLCAALAEGAVRLDGGVDREESAARLLALPGIGPWTVGYLRMRALADPDVFLPGDIGVKHGLTRLGAPGDPKSAARAAEAWAPWRSYAVHRLWAGPASNRTDGPASNRTETENTPV is encoded by the coding sequence ATGTCCGATTCCCGCCAGTCGACCCCCCACCGGTACCGCAGACTGGACAGCGTGATCGACGACGACATCCGGTACCGAGCCGTGGACAGCCGGGACTCCCGCTTCGACGGAGTCTTCTTCACGGCCGTCACGACGACCGGCATCTACTGCCGACCGAGCTGCCCCGCCGTGACCCCCAAGCGCGCCAACTGCGTCTTCTACCCCAGCGCCGCGGCCGCCCAGGGCGCGGGCTTCCGCGCCTGCCGCCGCTGCCGCCCCGACTCCGTGCCGGGCTCGCCCGAGTGGAACCACCGCGCCGACCTGGTCGGCCGGGCGATGCGCCTGATCGGTGACGGCGTGGTCGACCGCGAGGGCGTCGCCGGCCTCGCCAGCCGCCTCGGCTACAGCTCCCGCCAGCTCCAGCGCCAGCTCACCGCCGAACTCGGCGCCGGGCCGATCGCGCTGGCCCGCGCCCGCCGCGCCCAGACCGCCCGGCTGCTCCTCCAGACCACCGAACTCCCGGTCACCGACATCGCGTTCGCAGCCGGCTTCGCCTCCGTCCGGCAGTTCAACGACACCGTCCGCGAGGCCTACGACCGCACCCCCAGCGGCCTGCGCGCCGAGGTCGCCGCCGGCCGCCGCACGGCGACCCCGGCGGGCGGCCTCACCCTCCGCCTCGCCTACCGCGGCGCGCTCGACAGCGACCACCTGATCGACTTCCTCGCTCTGCGCGCCGTCCCCGGTGTCGAGGAGGTCATCCCCGGCACGCGCCCGGGCGTCCGCACCTACCGGCGCACCCTCGCGCTCCCGTACGGGCACGGGATCGCGGAGGTCGACGGGCTCGCGCCCGGCGAACCGTGCACCCGCGGCTGGCTGGACTGCCGGCTCCTGCTCACCGACCTGCGCGACCTGCCGACCGCCGTCCAGCGCCTGCGTGTCCTGTTCGACCTCGACGCCGACCCGGACGCCGTCGACGAGCAGCTCGGCGCCGACCCCGTCCTCGGCGCGCTGGTCCGGGATCGCCCCGGCCTGCGCTCGCCCGGCCACGTCGATCCGCACGAACTCGCCGTCCGCGCCGTCCTCGGCCAGCAGATCACCGTGGGCGCGGCCCGCACCCTGGCCGGCCGGCTCGCCGAGAAGTACGGCACCGCGCTGCCCGAGCCCAACGGCGGCCTGCGGCTGCTCTTCCCGACGGCGGCGGCACTGGCCACCGCCGACCCGGAGGACTTCGCGATGCCTGCCGCCCGCCGCCGGGCCCTCACCGGCCTGTGCGCCGCCCTCGCCGAGGGCGCGGTCCGGCTCGACGGCGGTGTGGACCGGGAGGAGTCGGCCGCCCGGCTGCTGGCCCTGCCCGGCATCGGCCCATGGACCGTCGGCTACTTGAGGATGCGGGCCCTCGCCGACCCCGACGTCTTCCTCCCCGGAGACATCGGCGTCAAGCACGGCCTCACCCGCCTCGGCGCCCCCGGCGACCCGAAGTCCGCCGCCCGCGCCGCCGAGGCCTGGGCGCCCTGGCGCTCCTACGCCGTCCACCGGCTCTGGGCCGGTCCCGCGAGCAACCGCACCGACGGGCCCGCGAGCAACCGCACCGAAACGGAGAACACCCCGGTATGA
- a CDS encoding cytochrome c oxidase assembly protein encodes MSGRMDGAVQTLGYSGPPPWQWSDLATSWTAEPLVLTLSVLLGAWYLLAVRTVNRAGDETWQPSRTAAFLGGLLLWIWATCSGLGVYDRILFTDRAVQVVLLLMVVPLLLALGAPVSLLVESSPQRRRERILRALRSRPSKVLMFPAVSTALLMAPPWLLYFTPWYEESVSSAFGNVLLHLALVLLGLAYFWPRLQLDPVGHEYPHLVGLFITFAEVIFDAGLGIVLIYGGHLVAEHYYVALGRPWGPSLAQDQTWGGNAFWVLGDLVGLPFLAALVRRMVVQGREETKAVDAELDARFEAAAAQARAEGRPEEDEEAGMRPWWLDDPNLKHRYGG; translated from the coding sequence GTGAGCGGACGGATGGACGGCGCGGTGCAGACGCTCGGCTACAGCGGGCCGCCGCCCTGGCAGTGGTCCGACCTCGCCACCTCGTGGACGGCCGAGCCGCTCGTGCTCACCCTCTCGGTGCTGCTCGGCGCCTGGTACCTGCTCGCGGTGCGCACCGTCAACCGCGCCGGGGACGAGACGTGGCAGCCGTCCCGGACCGCCGCCTTCCTCGGCGGGCTGCTGCTCTGGATCTGGGCCACCTGCTCCGGCCTCGGCGTCTACGACCGGATCCTGTTCACCGACCGCGCCGTGCAGGTCGTGCTGCTGCTGATGGTCGTCCCGCTGCTGCTGGCGCTCGGCGCGCCCGTCTCGCTGCTGGTCGAGTCCTCGCCGCAGCGGCGCCGGGAGCGGATCCTGCGGGCGCTGCGCAGCAGGCCGTCCAAGGTGCTGATGTTCCCGGCCGTCTCGACGGCACTGCTGATGGCGCCGCCGTGGCTGCTGTACTTCACGCCCTGGTACGAGGAGTCGGTGTCCAGCGCGTTCGGGAACGTGCTGCTGCACCTGGCGCTGGTGCTGCTCGGCCTCGCCTACTTCTGGCCGCGGCTGCAGCTCGACCCGGTCGGCCACGAGTACCCGCACCTGGTCGGGCTGTTCATCACCTTCGCCGAGGTGATCTTCGACGCGGGGCTCGGGATCGTGCTGATCTACGGCGGCCACCTGGTCGCCGAGCACTACTACGTGGCGCTCGGACGGCCCTGGGGGCCGAGCCTGGCGCAGGACCAGACGTGGGGCGGCAACGCGTTCTGGGTCCTGGGAGACCTGGTCGGGCTGCCGTTCCTGGCCGCGCTGGTGCGGCGGATGGTGGTCCAGGGGCGGGAGGAGACCAAGGCGGTCGACGCCGAGCTGGACGCCCGCTTCGAGGCGGCGGCCGCGCAGGCGCGCGCGGAAGGGCGGCCGGAAGAGGACGAGGAAGCCGGGATGCGGCCCTGGTGGCTGGACGACCCCAACCTCAAGCACCGGTACGGCGGCTGA
- a CDS encoding putative leader peptide, which yields MPSAGTTLVGRLHVDLLRVSSAICPVT from the coding sequence ATGCCAAGCGCCGGAACCACCCTAGTTGGTCGACTCCACGTCGATCTCCTTCGCGTGTCCAGCGCCATCTGTCCGGTGACCTGA